A window from Mustela erminea isolate mMusErm1 chromosome 17, mMusErm1.Pri, whole genome shotgun sequence encodes these proteins:
- the GLMP gene encoding glycosylated lysosomal membrane protein yields the protein MCRPEGPRWRWGRGAPGPTLLLSLLASAAPLGLLGEETRQVSLEVIPDWQGPPQNLLHIRAVGANSTLHYVWSSTGPPAALLVATDTPRSTLAVNWSRLLSPEPDGGLTVLPTDSVRFSSAIVFTRLFEFDDTNTSEASAKPPGKPYPPYSLAEFSWDNITDSLDPATLSATFRGHPIRDPTGAFANGSLAFRVQAFPGSGRPAQAPRLLHSADTCQLEVSLVGAAPRGNRSLFGLELVTLGRGPDCPSMREQSSIDDEYTPAVFQLDQLLWGSPPSGFMQWRPVAFSQRQRGRDSALPCQASPLRPTSEYPLPQSPIVRAFFGSQTNFCAFNLTFGTSTGPGYWDERYLSWSMLLGVGPPPMDSLSPLILGIMAVALGAPGLMLLAGGLFLLLGHKQCSEYQPIN from the exons GTGTCTCTGGAGGTCATCCCGGACTGGCAGGGGCCCCCCCAGAACCTGCTGCACATCCGGGCGGTGGGCGCCAACTCCACGCTGCACTACGTGTGGAGCAGCACGGGGCCCCCGGCAGCCCTGCTGGTGGCCACTGACACCCCTCGCAGCACCCTGGCCGTCAACTGGAGCCGCCTGCTCTCCCCGGAGCCGGACGGGGGCCTCACCGTGCTCCCCACGGACAGCGTCCGGTTCTCTTCTGCCATTGTCTTCACCAGG CTGTTTGAATTTGACGACACCAACACATCGGAGGCGTCTGCCAAGCCTCCGGGAAAACCGTATCCCCCGTATTCCCTGGCCGAGTTCTCTTGGGACAACATCACGGACTCTCTGGACCCTGCCACCCTGAGTGCCACGTTTCGAGGCCACCCCATTCGTGACCCCACCGGGGCTTTTGCCAACGGCAGCCTGGCCTTCAGG GTGCAGGCTTTTCCTGGCTCCGGCCGGCCGGCCCAGGCCCCACGCCTCCTGCATTCAGCGGACACCTGCCAGCTCGAGGTGTCCCTGGTTGGGGCCGCTCCCCGCGGAAACCGTTCCCTGTTTGGGCTGGAGCTCGTCACCCTGGGCCGGGGCCCCGACTGCCCGTCCATGCGAGAGCAGAGCTCCATCGATGACGAGTACACGCCTGCTGTCTTCCAG ttGGACCAGCTGCTGTGGGGGTCCCCCCCATCAGGCTTCATGCAGTGGCGGCCAGTGGCTTTCTCCCAGAGGCAGAGGGGCCGGGATTCGGCCCTGCCCTGCCAAGCTTCCCCACTGCGCCCCACCTCGGAGTACCCTCTCCCCCAGTCCCCCATTGTCCGAGCCTTCTTTGGGTCCCAGACCAACTTCTGTGCCTTCAATCTGACCTTTGGGACTTCCACAGGCCCCGGCTACTGGGACGAACGCTACCTCAGCTG GTCGATGCTTCTGGGCGTAGGCCCTCCTCCGATGGACAGCTTGTCCCCGCTCATCTTGGGCATCATGGCGGTGGCCCTGGGGGCCCCGGGGCTCATGTTGCTGGCAGGAGGCCTGTTTCTGCTGCTGGGCCACAAGCAGTGCTCCGAATACCAGCCTATCAACTGA